A part of Pectobacterium cacticida genomic DNA contains:
- the mpl gene encoding UDP-N-acetylmuramate:L-alanyl-gamma-D-glutamyl-meso-diaminopimelate ligase, with product MRIHILGICGTFMGGLALLARSLGHDVTGSDANVYPPMSTLLEEQGITLIEGYDPIQLTPAPDLVIIGNAMTRGNPCVEAVLEQGLPYVSGPQWLHDYVLRDRWVIAVAGTHGKTTTAGMIAWILEDCGYQPGFVIGGVPGNFSVSARLGNRPFIVLEADEYDCAFFDKRSKFVHYCPRTLVLNNLEFDHADIFDDLKAIQKQFHHLVRLVPGSGKIILPSHDINLKQVMGMGCWSEQELVGEDGVWRAQKVATDASQYQVYLNNELVGEVHWQLVGEHNMHNGLMAIAAARHVGILPADACRALGGFINARRRLELRGTEYGVTVYDDFAHHPTAILATLSALRSKVGGTARILAVLEPRSNTMKLGVCKNELAPSLGRADEVFLFQPAHIPWQVVDVAEACVQPAHWSADIDTLVENILKTAQPGDHILVMSNGGFSDIHNKLLNGLKQKALKAKE from the coding sequence ATGCGTATTCATATTTTAGGTATCTGCGGCACTTTTATGGGCGGCCTTGCCCTACTTGCCCGCTCGCTGGGGCATGACGTGACTGGCTCGGATGCTAATGTTTATCCCCCCATGAGTACCTTACTGGAAGAGCAGGGAATCACATTGATTGAAGGATACGATCCGATACAGTTAACCCCTGCGCCCGATTTAGTCATCATCGGTAATGCAATGACGCGTGGTAATCCCTGCGTCGAAGCCGTTCTGGAGCAAGGATTACCCTATGTCTCAGGCCCACAGTGGCTACATGATTATGTGCTGCGCGATCGCTGGGTCATCGCCGTCGCAGGAACACATGGAAAGACGACCACGGCGGGCATGATCGCTTGGATATTGGAAGATTGTGGCTATCAGCCCGGTTTTGTCATCGGCGGCGTTCCCGGCAACTTTTCGGTGTCCGCACGCTTGGGCAACCGCCCGTTTATCGTACTTGAAGCCGATGAATACGATTGCGCATTCTTCGACAAACGTTCCAAATTTGTTCATTATTGCCCGCGCACGCTGGTGCTTAACAACCTTGAGTTCGATCATGCCGATATCTTCGACGATCTAAAAGCCATTCAGAAACAGTTTCACCATCTTGTGCGGCTAGTTCCCGGTAGTGGGAAGATTATCTTGCCCTCTCATGATATTAACCTCAAACAGGTGATGGGCATGGGATGTTGGAGTGAACAGGAACTGGTCGGCGAAGACGGCGTTTGGCGGGCACAAAAAGTGGCGACCGATGCTAGCCAATATCAGGTGTATCTAAATAATGAGCTCGTCGGTGAAGTCCACTGGCAATTAGTGGGCGAACATAATATGCACAATGGGTTAATGGCGATTGCCGCCGCTCGCCACGTTGGGATATTACCTGCGGATGCCTGCCGCGCACTGGGCGGATTCATCAACGCACGCCGTCGTCTGGAATTACGCGGTACGGAATATGGTGTGACGGTCTATGACGATTTTGCACATCACCCGACCGCTATTCTGGCAACGCTATCGGCGCTGCGCAGCAAGGTCGGCGGTACGGCTCGCATTTTAGCCGTATTAGAACCCCGATCTAACACCATGAAGTTAGGGGTGTGCAAAAATGAGCTGGCGCCCTCATTAGGCCGCGCCGATGAAGTCTTCCTCTTTCAGCCAGCACATATTCCATGGCAGGTCGTCGATGTCGCGGAAGCTTGCGTTCAACCTGCACACTGGAGCGCTGATATCGACACCTTAGTAGAAAACATCCTCAAAACGGCGCAGCCTGGCGATCACATTCTGGTCATGAGCAACGGTGGGTTCAGCGACATCCATAATAAGCTGCTGAATGGTCTGAAACAGAAAGCGCTGAAGGCAAAGGAATAG
- a CDS encoding adenylosuccinate synthase, translated as MGKNVVVLGTQWGDEGKGKVVDLLTERAKYVVRYQGGHNAGHTLVINGEKTVLHLIPSGILRENVVSIIANGVVLAPDALMKEMTALEARGVPVRERLLLSEACPLILPYHVALDNAREKARGAKAIGTTGRGIGPAYEDKVARRGLRVGDLFDKATFAVKLKEIVEYHNFQLVNYYKVEAVDYQKVLDEVLAIADILTAMVVDVSDLLYKAHQRGDFVMFEGAQGTLLDIDHGTYPYVTSSNTTAGGVATGSGLGPRYVDYVLGIVKAYSTRVGAGPFPTELFDDVGERLSQKGNEFGATTGRRRRTGWLDAVAVRRAVQINSLSGFCLTKLDVLDGLKEIKICVGYRLPNGHEVDTTPLAAEGWEGLEPIYETMPGWSESTFGVKDYSKLPQAALNYIKRIEEVTGVPVDIISTGPDRSETMVLRDPFDA; from the coding sequence ATGGGTAAGAACGTCGTCGTACTGGGCACCCAATGGGGTGACGAAGGTAAAGGCAAGGTCGTTGACCTGCTGACTGAACGGGCTAAATATGTTGTGCGCTATCAGGGTGGTCACAACGCGGGCCACACACTGGTGATCAACGGTGAAAAAACCGTCCTTCATTTAATTCCTTCTGGCATTCTGCGTGAAAATGTTGTCAGTATCATTGCAAACGGTGTTGTACTGGCGCCTGACGCATTGATGAAAGAAATGACGGCGCTTGAAGCGCGTGGCGTCCCGGTACGCGAACGTCTGTTACTTTCCGAAGCCTGCCCGTTAATCCTCCCTTATCACGTCGCGCTGGATAATGCGCGTGAAAAAGCGCGCGGCGCAAAAGCCATTGGTACGACAGGCCGGGGTATCGGGCCGGCGTACGAAGACAAAGTGGCACGCCGTGGCCTGCGTGTTGGTGATTTGTTTGATAAAGCAACCTTTGCCGTCAAACTGAAAGAGATCGTTGAATACCACAATTTTCAACTGGTTAACTACTATAAAGTCGAGGCCGTTGACTACCAGAAAGTGCTGGATGAGGTGTTAGCGATAGCCGATATCCTGACCGCGATGGTTGTTGACGTTTCCGATCTCTTGTACAAAGCACATCAGCGCGGCGATTTCGTGATGTTCGAAGGCGCTCAGGGAACGTTGCTGGATATCGATCATGGCACATATCCGTATGTGACGTCCTCAAATACCACTGCCGGTGGCGTGGCTACTGGCTCAGGTTTGGGGCCGCGTTACGTAGATTACGTCTTGGGAATCGTTAAGGCTTACTCCACGCGAGTGGGCGCTGGCCCCTTCCCGACGGAACTGTTTGACGACGTGGGCGAGCGCCTGTCTCAGAAGGGCAATGAGTTTGGCGCGACCACCGGGCGCCGTCGCCGTACCGGTTGGCTGGATGCGGTTGCGGTGCGTCGTGCGGTGCAGATCAATTCGCTATCGGGTTTCTGTCTGACTAAGCTGGATGTGTTGGATGGCCTGAAAGAAATCAAGATCTGTGTCGGCTATCGTTTGCCGAATGGCCATGAAGTGGATACCACGCCGCTGGCTGCGGAAGGATGGGAAGGCCTTGAGCCGATTTACGAAACGATGCCAGGCTGGTCTGAAAGCACGTTTGGTGTGAAAGACTACAGTAAACTGCCACAGGCTGCGTTGAACTACATTAAACGTATCGAAGAGGTCACAGGTGTGCCGGTTGATATTATTTCCACCGGCCCAGATCGCAGTGAAACCATGGTGCTACGCGATCCGTTTGATGCCTGA
- a CDS encoding DUF2065 domain-containing protein, with the protein MNSTIWLALGLVLVLEGLGPLLFPRLWRRMIVSIAQFPDTILRRFGGGIVVAGCVIYYMLHRRMGG; encoded by the coding sequence ATGAATTCAACAATTTGGTTGGCACTTGGGTTGGTTCTGGTGCTTGAAGGATTGGGGCCGCTACTATTCCCCCGTCTTTGGCGGCGGATGATAGTGAGTATTGCGCAGTTCCCGGATACCATTTTGCGTCGTTTTGGCGGGGGAATAGTTGTAGCAGGTTGCGTGATCTACTACATGTTGCATCGCCGAATGGGCGGTTAA
- the hflC gene encoding protease modulator HflC, which produces MRKPLLIILALVLMVVYASLFVVQEGQRGIVMRFGKVLRDDDNKPLIYAPGLQFKIPFIDSVKMLDARIQTMENQADRFITKEQKDLIVDSYIKWRISDFSRYYLATGGGDISQAEVLLKRKFSDRLRSEIGRLDVKGIVTDSRGQLMSDVREALNTGTGETSEADDAIASAAARVEQETTTKEPHINPNSMAALGIEVIDVRIKQINLPTEVSDAIYQRMRAEREAVARRHRSQGQEEAEKLKAAADYEVTRTLAEAERQGRIIRGEGDAETAKLFADAFSKDPDFYSFVRSLRAYESSFSNNQDVMVLSPDSDFFRYMKSPDSSLAPRR; this is translated from the coding sequence ATGCGTAAGCCCTTACTAATTATCCTCGCCCTGGTACTGATGGTGGTGTATGCGTCGCTATTCGTGGTGCAGGAAGGCCAGCGTGGTATTGTTATGCGCTTTGGCAAAGTATTGCGTGATGATGACAATAAGCCGCTGATCTATGCGCCTGGATTGCAGTTCAAAATCCCTTTCATCGATTCTGTGAAAATGCTGGATGCACGTATCCAGACGATGGAGAATCAGGCCGATCGCTTTATCACTAAAGAGCAGAAAGACCTGATTGTTGATTCTTATATTAAGTGGCGCATTAGCGATTTCAGTCGATACTATCTGGCGACGGGTGGCGGCGACATCTCCCAGGCCGAAGTTCTGTTGAAACGGAAATTCAGTGACCGTCTGCGTTCTGAGATCGGTCGTTTGGATGTGAAAGGCATCGTTACTGACTCGCGTGGTCAACTGATGTCGGACGTCCGCGAAGCGTTGAATACCGGCACGGGTGAAACCTCCGAGGCCGATGATGCTATCGCTTCTGCTGCAGCGCGTGTTGAGCAAGAAACCACGACGAAAGAACCGCATATCAACCCGAACAGCATGGCGGCGTTGGGTATTGAAGTTATCGATGTGCGGATTAAGCAAATCAACTTGCCTACAGAAGTGTCTGACGCCATTTACCAACGTATGCGTGCAGAGCGTGAAGCGGTCGCGCGTCGTCATCGCTCTCAAGGTCAGGAAGAAGCTGAGAAGCTGAAAGCCGCTGCGGATTATGAAGTGACCCGCACGCTGGCTGAAGCCGAGCGCCAAGGACGAATTATTCGAGGTGAAGGTGATGCCGAAACCGCGAAGCTGTTTGCTGACGCATTCAGTAAAGATCCTGATTTCTACTCTTTCGTTCGCAGCCTGCGTGCGTATGAGAGCAGTTTCAGTAATAACCAAGATGTGATGGTGCTTAGTCCGGATAGCGATTTCTTCCGTTACATGAAGTCACCGGATAGCAGTTTGGCGCCACGCCGCTGA
- the hflK gene encoding FtsH protease activity modulator HflK produces MAWNQPGNNGQDRDPWGSSNNSGNSGGNNNKGGRDQGPPDLDDIFRKLSKKLSELGGRKGSGSSNSGNSGGPVLGGRIVGIAAVAAVVIWAASGFYTIKEAERGVVTRFGKFSHLVGPGLNWKPTFIDSVRAVNVESVRELATSGVMLTSDENVVRVEMNVQYRVTQPEQYLFSVTNADDSLRQATDSALRGVIGKYTMDKILTEGRTIVRTDTQRVLEETVRPYNMGITLLDVNFQTARPPEEVKAAFDDAIAARENEQQYIREAEAYANEVQPRANGQAQRILEESRAYKTRTILEAQGEVARFAKVLPEYKAAPEITRERLYIETMERVLSHTRKVLVNDKGGNLMVLPLDQMLRGQGQASGNTSSNSNSSASPLRLPTSSSAANSNATRSSNNGNIMDQRKANAQRDDFTRIGRE; encoded by the coding sequence ATGGCGTGGAATCAGCCCGGTAATAACGGACAAGACCGCGACCCGTGGGGGAGCAGCAATAATAGCGGCAACTCTGGCGGAAATAACAATAAAGGTGGCCGAGATCAGGGGCCGCCTGATCTGGACGACATCTTCCGAAAACTGAGCAAAAAGCTCAGTGAACTGGGGGGAAGAAAAGGTTCAGGATCAAGCAACAGTGGGAATTCTGGCGGCCCGGTATTGGGCGGTCGGATCGTCGGTATCGCTGCCGTCGCTGCGGTTGTCATTTGGGCCGCTTCGGGCTTCTATACCATTAAAGAGGCGGAACGCGGTGTCGTAACCCGTTTTGGTAAGTTCAGCCATTTGGTTGGCCCTGGTTTGAACTGGAAACCAACTTTCATTGATTCTGTTCGCGCGGTGAACGTTGAATCGGTACGTGAGCTAGCGACATCGGGTGTGATGCTGACGTCGGATGAGAACGTCGTGCGTGTTGAAATGAACGTGCAGTATCGTGTGACTCAGCCAGAGCAGTATCTATTTAGTGTCACCAATGCAGACGACAGCCTACGTCAGGCAACTGACAGCGCGCTGCGCGGCGTGATTGGTAAGTACACGATGGATAAAATTTTGACTGAAGGCCGCACCATTGTGCGTACGGATACTCAGCGTGTACTGGAAGAAACCGTTCGTCCGTATAACATGGGTATCACGTTGCTGGACGTCAACTTCCAGACCGCCCGCCCGCCGGAAGAGGTGAAGGCCGCATTCGATGATGCGATTGCCGCGCGTGAAAACGAACAGCAATATATTCGGGAAGCAGAAGCCTACGCGAACGAAGTACAACCGCGTGCCAACGGTCAGGCTCAGCGTATTCTGGAAGAGTCCCGCGCGTACAAAACCCGTACCATTCTGGAAGCACAGGGTGAAGTCGCGCGGTTTGCCAAGGTATTACCGGAATATAAAGCGGCACCGGAAATTACTCGTGAACGTTTGTATATCGAGACGATGGAACGCGTGTTGAGCCATACCCGTAAAGTGCTGGTCAACGACAAAGGGGGCAACCTGATGGTGCTGCCATTGGATCAGATGCTACGTGGGCAAGGTCAAGCTAGCGGAAATACGTCAAGCAACAGTAATAGCAGCGCGAGCCCACTGCGTTTACCTACTAGCAGCAGCGCGGCGAATAGCAACGCAACGCGCAGTAGTAATAATGGAAATATCATGGATCAACGCAAAGCCAACGCGCAGCGTGATGACTTCACTCGGATAGGGAGAGAATAA
- the hflX gene encoding ribosome rescue GTPase HflX: MFDRYESGERAILVHIYFSQDRDAEDLQEFESLVSSAGIESLQVVTGSRKAPHPKYFVGEGKAEEIAQAVKETGAFVVLFDHALTPAQERNLERLCECRVIDRTGLILDIFAQRARTHEGKLQVELAQLRHLATRLVRGWTHLERQKGGIGLRGPGETQLETDRRLLRNRISQILSRLERVEKQREQGRRARVRADVPTVSLVGYTNAGKSTLFNTMTSAGVYAADQLFATLDPTLRRIQVDDVGDTVLADTVGFIRQLPHDLVAAFKATLQETRQASLLLHVVDAADPRLDENIEAVNDVLAEIEADEVPALLVMNKIDMLDGFVPRIDRNEENLPVRVWLSAQTGDGIPLLFQALTERLSGEIAEYTLHLPPQAGRLRSRFYQLQAIEKEWIEEDGKIGLVIRMPIADWHRLCKKEQELMDYIA, translated from the coding sequence TTGTTTGACCGTTATGAATCAGGTGAACGGGCCATATTAGTTCATATTTACTTCTCGCAAGATAGAGATGCGGAAGATTTGCAGGAATTCGAATCACTGGTTTCTTCTGCTGGTATTGAATCCTTGCAGGTTGTGACTGGTAGCCGTAAAGCGCCTCATCCCAAATATTTTGTTGGGGAAGGTAAGGCTGAAGAAATTGCTCAGGCAGTAAAAGAAACCGGTGCATTTGTCGTGCTGTTTGATCATGCATTAACGCCCGCCCAGGAACGTAATCTGGAGCGTCTATGCGAGTGCCGAGTGATCGATCGCACCGGACTGATTTTAGATATCTTTGCCCAGCGTGCGCGCACGCATGAGGGGAAATTACAGGTGGAACTGGCGCAGTTGCGCCACCTTGCGACCCGATTGGTTCGCGGTTGGACGCACCTGGAACGTCAGAAAGGTGGTATCGGTTTGCGCGGCCCAGGGGAAACCCAGCTGGAAACCGACCGCCGTCTATTACGCAACCGTATCAGCCAAATACTATCGCGTTTAGAACGGGTAGAAAAACAGCGTGAACAAGGGCGTCGGGCGCGGGTTCGCGCCGATGTTCCCACCGTTTCGCTGGTGGGCTACACCAACGCGGGTAAATCCACGTTGTTTAACACGATGACATCGGCAGGTGTTTATGCCGCCGATCAATTATTTGCCACGCTGGACCCAACATTGCGCCGCATTCAAGTGGACGATGTCGGTGATACAGTGCTGGCGGATACCGTAGGTTTTATCCGACAGCTACCCCATGATTTGGTCGCTGCGTTTAAGGCTACATTACAGGAAACACGTCAGGCTTCGTTGTTGCTACACGTTGTTGATGCCGCCGATCCTCGTCTTGACGAGAATATCGAGGCGGTTAATGACGTTCTGGCGGAAATTGAGGCGGACGAGGTGCCTGCGTTGTTGGTCATGAACAAGATTGATATGCTGGACGGTTTTGTTCCGCGTATCGATCGCAACGAAGAGAATCTACCGGTACGAGTCTGGCTTTCAGCCCAGACCGGTGACGGTATTCCGTTGCTATTTCAGGCATTAACTGAGCGGCTTTCCGGGGAAATCGCAGAATATACCTTGCATCTTCCCCCGCAGGCAGGACGCTTGCGTAGTCGTTTTTACCAGCTTCAGGCAATAGAAAAAGAATGGATTGAAGAGGATGGGAAAATTGGCTTGGTGATTCGGATGCCAATAGCTGATTGGCACCGCCTCTGCAAAAAAGAGCAGGAACTGATGGACTATATTGCCTAA
- the hfq gene encoding RNA chaperone Hfq — MAKGQSLQDPFLNALRRERVPVSIYLVNGIKLQGQIESFDQFVILLKNTVSQMVYKHAISTVVPSRPVSHHSNNPGGGSNYHSNNSSVQQPSQDADDAE, encoded by the coding sequence ATGGCTAAGGGGCAATCTTTGCAAGATCCGTTCTTGAACGCTTTGCGGCGTGAACGTGTTCCTGTTTCGATTTATTTGGTGAACGGTATTAAGTTGCAAGGTCAGATCGAATCTTTCGATCAATTCGTGATTTTGTTGAAAAACACGGTAAGTCAGATGGTTTATAAGCACGCTATCTCTACTGTTGTTCCCTCTCGCCCAGTGTCTCATCATAGCAATAACCCCGGCGGCGGCAGCAATTATCATAGTAATAATTCGTCGGTTCAGCAGCCGTCGCAGGACGCTGATGACGCCGAATAA
- the miaA gene encoding tRNA (adenosine(37)-N6)-dimethylallyltransferase MiaA encodes MVDVEQAALPPAIFIMGPTASGKTALAMALREYVPVELISVDSALIYKGMDIGTAKPNAQELARAPHRLIDILDPAQAYSAADFRRDALREMAEITAAGRIPLLVGGTMLYFKALLEGLSPLPSANAAVRQRIEAQAKEIGWDALHRQLSEIDPVAAARIHPNDPQRLLRALEVFFVSGNTLTELTKTSGAMLPYQVYQFAIAPSTRELLHRRIEQRFHQMLAAGFEAEVRTLFARPDLHTDLPAIRCVGYRQMWSYLSGDINYDEMVYRGICATRQLAKRQMTWLRGWDDVCWLDSEKPDEALDEVMRTLMRSRFIQPTYIQRDV; translated from the coding sequence ATGGTTGATGTTGAACAGGCGGCGTTGCCGCCGGCTATTTTTATCATGGGGCCAACGGCATCAGGGAAGACCGCGCTGGCAATGGCATTACGAGAATATGTGCCAGTAGAGTTGATTAGTGTAGATTCCGCCCTCATTTACAAAGGGATGGATATCGGGACGGCGAAACCGAATGCGCAAGAATTAGCTCGGGCACCGCATCGGTTAATCGATATTCTCGATCCAGCGCAAGCCTATTCCGCAGCCGACTTTCGCCGCGATGCGTTACGAGAAATGGCGGAAATTACCGCTGCCGGGCGTATTCCTTTGCTGGTCGGGGGAACTATGCTGTATTTTAAAGCGCTGTTGGAAGGGCTTTCGCCTTTGCCATCCGCTAATGCCGCCGTACGTCAACGCATTGAAGCACAAGCAAAAGAGATCGGCTGGGACGCGCTGCATCGACAGCTTAGTGAGATCGATCCGGTTGCCGCCGCTCGGATTCATCCAAATGATCCACAGAGACTCTTACGGGCACTGGAAGTTTTTTTCGTTTCAGGTAACACTTTAACTGAACTGACAAAAACGTCTGGCGCTATGTTGCCCTATCAGGTTTATCAGTTTGCTATCGCTCCGTCGACGCGCGAATTGTTACATCGACGGATTGAACAGCGTTTTCACCAGATGTTGGCGGCAGGTTTTGAGGCGGAAGTTCGGACATTGTTTGCCCGGCCCGATCTTCATACGGATTTACCCGCTATTCGTTGCGTTGGTTATCGCCAGATGTGGTCATATTTATCCGGTGACATCAATTACGACGAGATGGTTTATCGTGGAATTTGCGCGACGCGTCAGTTAGCGAAGCGGCAAATGACTTGGCTACGTGGCTGGGATGACGTTTGCTGGCTGGATAGCGAGAAGCCGGATGAGGCACTGGATGAGGTCATGCGCACGTTAATGCGCTCGCGTTTCATACAGCCAACGTATATACAACGTGACGTTTGA
- the mutL gene encoding DNA mismatch repair endonuclease MutL, with the protein MPIQVLPPQLANQIAAGEVVERPASVVKELVENSLDAGATRIDIDIERGGAKLIRIRDNGSGIGKEELTLALARHATSKIASLDDLEAIVSMGFRGEALASISSVSRLTLTSRTAEQTEAWQAYAEGREMAVVVKPAAHPVGTTLEVLDLFYNTPARRKFMRTEKTEFTHIDEVVRRIALARFDVDITLHHNGKRVRQYRAASDPSQHERRLGNICGVTFLQHALAVSWHHDDLTIHGWVADPVGAQQLPDMQYCYVNQRMMRDRLINHAIRQAYQDQLSGDQQPAYVLYLEIDPHQVDVNVHPAKHEVRFHQARLVHDFIYQAVMSVLQQAASPTLGIIEPATGKPAQWQQENRLAAGENHFAQPPRTEPSSQEKPAPRAVRARGSAYSGYQPENPYQKKQGELYKALLSPTDNVAEIPSQNGVAPVDIVSPTALHDSLPTRVARDNTASYNAPDSSVEPPLESQSNGFGRVLTVYPPCYALLEYHKGLAMLSLPVAERYLKAAQLTPPPEGLRAQPLLIPQRLTLSRQELDTLSAHHDLLKHFGIDVVVESPRATLHAVPLPLRQQNLQNLISELIGYLADFQGRETQQITPGEVASWIATRLQSAQENWSHSQAIQLLADVERLCPQLAKTPPSELLYMMDIQIAIKALKHG; encoded by the coding sequence ATGCCGATTCAGGTGTTACCACCGCAGTTGGCTAACCAGATCGCTGCCGGAGAAGTGGTTGAGCGTCCGGCATCGGTCGTGAAAGAATTGGTGGAAAACAGCCTGGATGCAGGGGCGACCCGGATTGATATCGATATTGAACGCGGTGGTGCGAAGTTAATTCGCATTCGCGACAATGGATCTGGTATCGGAAAGGAAGAATTAACGTTGGCGCTAGCGCGCCATGCGACCAGTAAAATTGCTTCGCTAGACGACCTTGAAGCGATCGTCAGCATGGGGTTTCGCGGCGAAGCGCTGGCAAGTATCAGTTCGGTTTCCCGCCTAACCTTGACATCACGCACTGCCGAACAGACCGAGGCTTGGCAGGCTTATGCCGAAGGGCGCGAGATGGCGGTGGTGGTTAAACCTGCCGCGCATCCGGTGGGCACGACGCTGGAAGTCCTGGATCTATTTTATAATACGCCTGCTCGCCGTAAATTTATGCGCACAGAAAAGACGGAGTTCACGCACATTGACGAGGTGGTGCGGCGCATCGCGTTGGCGCGTTTTGATGTCGACATCACGCTACATCATAACGGTAAGCGGGTACGACAATATCGCGCCGCATCAGATCCCAGTCAGCATGAGCGTCGTTTGGGCAATATCTGTGGTGTGACATTCTTGCAGCATGCGTTAGCGGTGTCATGGCACCACGACGATCTCACTATTCATGGCTGGGTCGCCGATCCCGTCGGGGCACAGCAACTGCCTGATATGCAGTATTGCTATGTGAATCAGCGTATGATGCGCGACCGGCTTATTAATCACGCGATTCGGCAAGCATATCAGGACCAACTCAGCGGCGATCAGCAGCCCGCCTATGTGTTATATCTAGAGATCGACCCGCACCAAGTGGATGTCAATGTGCATCCTGCCAAACATGAGGTGCGTTTCCATCAAGCGCGTTTGGTGCATGATTTTATTTATCAGGCGGTAATGTCTGTTCTGCAACAGGCTGCTTCGCCAACACTAGGCATTATCGAACCGGCGACGGGGAAACCCGCGCAGTGGCAACAGGAGAATCGCCTTGCCGCAGGCGAGAATCATTTTGCGCAACCGCCGCGTACTGAACCATCCTCGCAAGAGAAGCCAGCTCCGCGTGCTGTTCGGGCGCGGGGATCTGCGTATTCCGGTTACCAGCCGGAGAATCCGTACCAGAAAAAGCAGGGTGAACTGTATAAGGCGCTGTTAAGTCCGACTGATAACGTTGCCGAGATACCGTCACAAAATGGTGTTGCGCCAGTGGATATCGTGTCGCCTACGGCGTTGCATGACTCCCTTCCGACCCGCGTCGCGCGCGATAATACGGCCAGTTATAATGCGCCGGATTCCTCCGTAGAGCCGCCGCTGGAAAGCCAATCGAACGGTTTTGGTCGGGTATTGACGGTATATCCGCCGTGTTATGCGTTGTTGGAATACCATAAGGGGCTAGCGATGTTATCGCTCCCCGTTGCGGAACGTTATCTGAAAGCGGCACAGTTGACACCGCCGCCTGAAGGGTTGCGGGCGCAGCCGTTATTAATTCCTCAACGTCTGACGCTGAGCAGACAGGAATTAGATACCTTATCTGCTCACCACGATTTACTGAAGCATTTTGGTATTGATGTGGTGGTTGAGTCACCGCGTGCCACGCTGCACGCCGTACCTTTACCGTTGCGCCAACAAAATTTACAAAACTTGATCTCTGAACTGATAGGCTATCTGGCCGACTTTCAGGGCCGTGAGACGCAGCAGATAACACCTGGCGAAGTGGCGTCGTGGATAGCGACACGCTTGCAGAGTGCGCAGGAAAACTGGAGCCATTCTCAGGCGATACAGTTATTGGCCGATGTCGAGCGGCTTTGTCCACAGTTGGCGAAAACGCCGCCGTCCGAACTTTTATATATGATGGATATTCAAATTGCCATCAAGGCGTTAAAGCATGGTTGA